In Oncorhynchus mykiss isolate Arlee chromosome 1, USDA_OmykA_1.1, whole genome shotgun sequence, the following proteins share a genomic window:
- the LOC110525178 gene encoding uncharacterized protein LOC110525178 isoform X3 produces MRALLAEMCLEIVRFVSEAILEVIIPAIFRFVRIYSHVSPVSGKSLTESERSSSTNLKVRKRGSSKSSRSCTAKSSSSRNGSQTLLPNTQGDGESISSEPLSDFFGITEDSLLTGVQDSFKESLNNVLCIQREGQVDTQSLSRVIVGEVSKKVNSIISVAIQTPISGRMSPVIFASGGVSSTKVVEEMVSGVSNILQMYINGKSVEQSVVLREDGVEVDMTHLTGQVMTALSGTVLNFSNKEENEPDKRELLCVVADHMKSLEACKSPEEMLKQVESNLNIKGTKSSLRLSTQSMDRLLTEEFQTKAIESIREIVKRFRGCVSCCSGTTSSSPTPRIGEIRDLMIDPEASEFLSTFVSDMDNLTQSIRASCSPAQSEQILLENHQSKIWSYTVGCYYDMKNTLKRLLTCPEKGDLASTFVESTKDPFTMVPTLCLDIGHSSNGEADTSDTISCKPLLITSSSMNEQKGQSETPKPLLALKKYLQDQVLLDTAKAIASQVLVLYKTEVMEKFSSSVGECDSEESLEAILFVDGIMSDLNDFTSSCSASPSELLDSEQCLSHLTFPLGLQDSTTNSESTQSLPVINMKKLSSVSFQTKARKAVSEALRSVNPFTNSLLGDSEASKLLDTFVTDVETIVQSMQAHDSENFKMSKVSTLSAARIIYHRFREMLRWFLTPCQDSVKVIDGVTPIHNETLKQAPSESLDSQVTCNSDSLEIQADLQTCTKEVISQILTVYHSEESMEECISSLKGDTEDLSKLLDAVVSQIDVLAASKPYLFVYDYAVNTQDNLHGEINNIEEEASSRSLKSTAFDKLCTEEFQTKASHMAGGILQSGLIGIVNTNLDGRSADICAESSNESDVKILQKSGTPSLFTSSLHTNSAASNIVISITKDLNSFTQMTKMSDASVSGQLERSLSASTLPVSVHNGANVKGNIIWPGTVNLFNNVFTKVKDFFAQQQPVLLDNVVEAPKHAESICRTATSTQMTYSEHEGSQTSMVNYSKTLISQTLMTIQRRVSMSERMSTSEKGLLTRSIVGSMLEDVDMVRTDGNEIHRPSSSKSSLSITSAMTRGSQSDFTNSLPGTPVPNEWPVEIYCPIIRSSVIDMSDSSTHSQGSTNYTRQTISAIVDTVMEVIPREDTEHIATADDVISFTRRLARLSPRDGLQNFSHELTDKVYELIKSHNTPQALFVPAGKSVSDSILLKLKTGLNASEESREFPSDLVYSFATESIKRLLQQIVFWLPPPTQGSDFCQTVISDGSLQDTSQLIPSSSAISISSSQVYCDTKSLFTNIMVNQVMDTCSVASSSSEELSELMNIINGLSPTDAGTLDSDRPALMTTSRQSSAKSLPRTSLSGSSTHNGGTVDIQVLGEVESKMDNKDLEMCSVSVHPSTPSAMDSDTHASFDSTGNDYTSLVLLLIVRLLSMITPITLLESSDIGETSRVLTKRILSEFCGTSGLEPTQAYPQNLKIKKIFKAVYKGLLQEFGSEKMLQVAMKSTDYAFDDALVKSLTRELLTKCNEASSSPPSMTQLSSHNALGSDEVGNSGLPTTGRKEKKRGRFSSLCGLNPKCTKKVNKKNHCIPTPSQNQNPAVSETAIVKDQESCQTESVCSTKKKPRKRSLISRMFSAIGKAFSSPFTSCYKKKST; encoded by the exons ATGAGGGCATTGCTTGCAGAGATGTGCCTGGAGATTGTGCGGTTTGTATCTGAGGCCATCCTGGAGGTCATCATCCCTGCAATTTTCCGTTTTGTACGGATATACAGCCATGTGTCTCCAGTATCCGGCAAGTCTCTGACAGAATCAGAGAGATCCTCTAGCACAAACCTGAAGGTTCGCAAGAGAGGCAGCAGCAAATCCTCAAGGTCTTGCACGGCTAAATCAAGCTCCTCTCGTAATGG GTCTCAGACATTGTTGCCAAATactcagggagatggtgagtctatTTCATCTGAGCCACTCAGTGACTTTTTTGGGATCACTGAGGACAGTCTCCTCACTGGTGTCCAGGATTCCTTCAAAGAGTCGCTGAACAATGTCCTCTGTATCCAAAGAGAGGGCCAGGTAGACACTCAAAGTCTATCCCGGGTTATTGTTGGAGAAGTGTCAAAGAAAGTCAATTCCATCATCTCTGTGGCCATCCAAACTCCCATCTCTGGGCGAATGTCCCCTGTCATTTTTGCCAGTGGTGGTGTCTCCAGCACCAAGGTGGTTGAGGAGATGGTGTCTGGCGTTTCCAACATACTTCAGATGTACATTAATGGGAAGAGTGTTGAGCAGAGTGTTGTTCTCAGAGAGGATGGTGTTGAGGTGGATATGACACATTTAACAGGACAGGTCATGACAGCCCTCAGTGGCACTGTTTTGAACTTCAGCAATAAGGAGGAAAATGAACCTGACAAGAGGGAACTGCTTTGTGTTGTTGCTGACCATATGAAGAGCCTTGAAGCTTGTAAAAGTCCTGAGGAGATGCTAAAACAAGTAGAGAGCAACCTCAATATCAAAGGTACCAAATCTAGTCTTCGTCTGTCAACACAAAGTATGGACAGACTACTCACTGAGGAGTTTCAGACCAAGGCCATTGAATCGATCCGGGAGATCGTTAAAAGATTCAGGGGTTGTGTATCATGTTGTTCTGGCACTACATCATCTAGTCCAACTCCTAGGATAGGTGAGATCAGAGACCTTATGATTGACCCTGAGGCTTCTGAGTTTTTAAGTACCTTTGTTTCAGACATGGACAATCTTACCCAGTCTATCAGGGCATCCTGCTCCCCTGCACAGAGTGAGCAGATCCTTCTTGAAAACCATCAAAGTAAGATCTGGTCTTACACTGTTGGTTGTTACTACGACATGAAAAATACGCTGAAGAGACTCCTTACCTGTCCAGAAAAAGGGGATCTCGCAAGTACATTTGTGGAGAGCACAAAAGATCCTTTCACAATGGTTCCAACTTTGTGCCTGGACATCGGTCATTCCAGTAATGGTGAGGCTGACACATCGGACACCATTTCTTGTAAACCACTTTTAATTACCTCCTCATCTATGAATGAACAAAAAGGACAAAGTGAGACCCCAAAACCTCTCTTGGCTCTCAAAAAGTATTTGCAAGACCAAGTCCTCCTTGACACCGCAAAAGCGATTGCCAGCCAGGTTCTAGTCTTGTATAAGACTGAGGTGATGGAGAAGTTCTCATCTTCTGTTGGAGAGTGTGATTCTGAAGAGTCTCTGGAGGCCATTCTATTTGTGGATGGCATCATGTCTGACTTGAATGATTTCACCAGTTCTTGTTCCGCCTCACCATCTGAGTTGTTAGACAGTGAACAATGTCTTTCCCATCTCACCTTTCCACTTGGTCTGCAGGACAGCACCACCAACAGTGAATCTACCCAGAGTCTTCCAGTTATAAATATGAAGAAACTCTCCAGTGTGTCTTTCCAGACAAAGGCTAGAAAGGCAGTGAGTGAAGCTCTGAGATCTGTCAACCCCTTTACAAACAGCTTACTGGGAGACTCGGAAGCATCTAAATTGCTGGACACTTTTGTAACAGATGTGGAGACTATTGTTCAGTCCATGCAGGCACATGACTCTGAAAATTTCAAAATGTCAAAAGTGAGCACCCTTTCTGCTGCTCGTATTATATATCATAGATTTCGAGAAATGCTGAGGTGGTTTCTCACTCCCTGCCAAGACTCTGTAAAGGTCATCGATGGTGTTACACCAATACATAATGAGACTCTCAAACAGGCTCCTAGTGAAAGTTTAGATTCTCAGGTGACTTGTAATAGTGATTCTCTTGAAATCCAAGCAGACCTTCAAACCTGTACCAAGGAGGTCATTAGTCAGATCCTCACTGTGTATCACTCCGAGGAATCCATGGAGGAATGCATATCTAGCCTAAAAGGAGATACAGAAGACCTGTCCAAGCTTTTGGATGCCGTTGTTTCTCAGATTGACGTCCTTGCCGCCTCCAAACCATATTTATTTGTTTATGACTATGCTGTCAATACACAGGACAATTTGCATGGTGAGATCAACAATATTGAGGAGGAGGCATCCTCTAGAAGTCTTAAATCCACAGCCTTTGACAAACTATGTACTGAGGAGTTTCAAACTAAAGCCTCACATATGGCTGGTGGGATCCTTCAATCAGGGTTAATTGGCATTGTAAATACCAACCTTGATGGTAGAAGTGCAGACATTTGTGCAGAGTCCAGTAATGAAAGTGATGTCAAAATCCTTCAGAAGAGTGGAACTCCATCTTTGTTCACCTCTTCTCTGCATACCAATTCTGCAGCATCCAACATCGTCATAAGCATCACTAAAGACCTTAATAGCTTCACCCAGATGACTAAAATGTCTGATGCTTCAGTGTCTGGCCAGTTAGAGAGATCCCTGTCAGCTTCAACCCTTCCTGTCAGTGTTCACAACGGGGCCAATGTGAAAGGAAATATCATTTGGCCAGGCACTGTTAACCTGTTCAACAATGTGTTCACCAAGGTCAAGGATTTTTTTGCCCAGCAACAACCGGTCCTCCTAGACAATGTGGTTGAGGCCCCCAAACATGCCGAATCCATATGCAGAACAGCTACTTCTACCCAAATGACTTACAGTGAACATGAAggcagccagaccagcatggtaaATTATTCCAAAACCTTAATTAGTCAGACTCTGATGACAATCCAGAGGAGAGTGTCTATGTCAGAGAGGATGAGCACCTCAGAGAAAGGCCTCTTGACTCGTTCCATCGTGGGCTCCATGTTGGAGGATGTTGACATGGTGAGAACTGATGGAAATGAGATACACCGGCCATCCTCCTCAAAGTCCTCCCTGTCCATCACCTCTGCCATGACCAGAGGGTCCCAGAGTGATTTTACAAATTCTCTTCCAGGCACTCCAGTCCCCAATGAATGGCCTGTTGAAATCTATTGTCCTATCATTAGGAGTTCGGTCATTGATATGAGTGACTCCTCAACTCATTCACAAGGGTCAACAAATTACACAAGGCAAACCATTTCTGCCATAGTTGACACTGTTATGGAGGTCATTCCAAGAGAAGATACGGAACACATAGCAACTGCAGATGATGTCATTTCTTTTACAAGGAGACTTGCGAGACTCAGCCCCAGGGACGGTCTTCAGAACTTCTCACATGAGCTCACTGACAAAGTTTATGAGCTCATAAAAAGTCACAACACCCCCCAGGCTCTTTTTGTGCCAGCTGGCAAGAGCGTGTCTGACTCTATTCTTTTGAAGCTGAAGACAGGATTGAATGCTTCTGAAGAATCCAGGGAGTTTCCATCTGACCTTGTGTACTCCTTTGCTACGGAGTCAATAAAACGTCTGCTACAGCAGATTGTCTTCTGGCTTCCTCCACCAACACAAGGATCCGATTTCTGCCAGACTGTCATCTCTGACGGTTCTCTGCAGGACACAAGTCAGCTTATCCCGAGCTCTTCTGCCATCTCCATTAGTTCCTCACAGGTTTACTGTGACACAAAGAGCCTTTTCACCAATATAATGGTCAATCAGGTCATGGATACCTGTTCTGTGGCCTCCAGTTCATCAGAAGAATTATCAGAGTTGATGAACATAATCAATGGGTTGTCCCCAACTGATGCTGGAACACTTGACTCTGACAGACCGGCTCTCATGACCACTAGCCGTCAGTCTAGTGCCAAATCATTGCCTAGAACCTCTCTGTCTGGCAGCAGCACACACAACGGTGGAACTGTGGATATTCAAGTTTTAGGAGAGGTGGAATCCAAGATGGACAACAAAGATCTGGAGATGTGTAGTGTCTCTGTGCATCCATCAACTCCATCAGCCATGGACTCTGATACACATGCATCATTTGACTCCACTGGCAATGACTACACCTCTTTGGTACTTTTACTGATTGTTAGATTGCTGTCAATGATCACCCCTATCACATTACTGGAATCCTCTGACATTGGTGAAACATCAAGAGTTCTCACAAAGAGGATTCTGTCTGAGTTCTGTGGCACCTCAGGCCTTGAACCAACTCAAGCCTACCCCCAGAATCTGAAAATCAAAAAGATTTTCAAGGCTGTCTACAAGGGGCTTCTTCAAGAATTTGGGTCAGAGAAGATGCTCCAGGTTGCAATGAAGTCAACGGATTATGCATTTGACGATGCCCTGGTCAAATCATTAACTAGGGAACTACTAACTAAATGCAATGAGGCTAGCTCTTCACCTCCCTCCATGACCCAGTTGTCATCACACAATGCACTTGGCAGTGACGAGGTAGGTAATTCTGGGCTTCCAACAACTGGTAGAAaggaaaagaagagaggaagattcagcTCTCTCTGTGGACTCAACCCAAAG TGTACAAAGAAGGTCAACAAGAAGAACCACTGCATTCCAACACCTTCCCAGAACCAGAACCCTGCCGTCAGTGAAACAG caATTGTCAAAGATCAAGAATCCTGCCAAACAGAGAGTGTATGCTCCACCAAGAAGAAACCAAGGAAGCGTTCGCTCATTTCCAGGATGTTTTCAGCTATAGGCAAAGCCTTTTCCAGTCCCTTTACTTCCTGCTATAAAAAGAAGAGCACCTAA
- the LOC110525178 gene encoding uncharacterized protein LOC110525178 isoform X1, whose amino-acid sequence MKNDILGLNYPEDSEVKDPLPQIELKAVTRRKVKTKRKTSANRPTVEQSTDTDAAEIDFVDNQNDEDEDEVKKDPLPQMEPDAVKRNKVKTKRTKRNKVEQITDTDAGPSTSVEFSGMTVQGTSHQGQSNECVSRACQTRALDLPPINPDAFNPIIIRFLEKLTEEQWRQLSIGRMDPVMRALLAEMCLEIVRFVSEAILEVIIPAIFRFVRIYSHVSPVSGKSLTESERSSSTNLKVRKRGSSKSSRSCTAKSSSSRNGSQTLLPNTQGDGESISSEPLSDFFGITEDSLLTGVQDSFKESLNNVLCIQREGQVDTQSLSRVIVGEVSKKVNSIISVAIQTPISGRMSPVIFASGGVSSTKVVEEMVSGVSNILQMYINGKSVEQSVVLREDGVEVDMTHLTGQVMTALSGTVLNFSNKEENEPDKRELLCVVADHMKSLEACKSPEEMLKQVESNLNIKGTKSSLRLSTQSMDRLLTEEFQTKAIESIREIVKRFRGCVSCCSGTTSSSPTPRIGEIRDLMIDPEASEFLSTFVSDMDNLTQSIRASCSPAQSEQILLENHQSKIWSYTVGCYYDMKNTLKRLLTCPEKGDLASTFVESTKDPFTMVPTLCLDIGHSSNGEADTSDTISCKPLLITSSSMNEQKGQSETPKPLLALKKYLQDQVLLDTAKAIASQVLVLYKTEVMEKFSSSVGECDSEESLEAILFVDGIMSDLNDFTSSCSASPSELLDSEQCLSHLTFPLGLQDSTTNSESTQSLPVINMKKLSSVSFQTKARKAVSEALRSVNPFTNSLLGDSEASKLLDTFVTDVETIVQSMQAHDSENFKMSKVSTLSAARIIYHRFREMLRWFLTPCQDSVKVIDGVTPIHNETLKQAPSESLDSQVTCNSDSLEIQADLQTCTKEVISQILTVYHSEESMEECISSLKGDTEDLSKLLDAVVSQIDVLAASKPYLFVYDYAVNTQDNLHGEINNIEEEASSRSLKSTAFDKLCTEEFQTKASHMAGGILQSGLIGIVNTNLDGRSADICAESSNESDVKILQKSGTPSLFTSSLHTNSAASNIVISITKDLNSFTQMTKMSDASVSGQLERSLSASTLPVSVHNGANVKGNIIWPGTVNLFNNVFTKVKDFFAQQQPVLLDNVVEAPKHAESICRTATSTQMTYSEHEGSQTSMVNYSKTLISQTLMTIQRRVSMSERMSTSEKGLLTRSIVGSMLEDVDMVRTDGNEIHRPSSSKSSLSITSAMTRGSQSDFTNSLPGTPVPNEWPVEIYCPIIRSSVIDMSDSSTHSQGSTNYTRQTISAIVDTVMEVIPREDTEHIATADDVISFTRRLARLSPRDGLQNFSHELTDKVYELIKSHNTPQALFVPAGKSVSDSILLKLKTGLNASEESREFPSDLVYSFATESIKRLLQQIVFWLPPPTQGSDFCQTVISDGSLQDTSQLIPSSSAISISSSQVYCDTKSLFTNIMVNQVMDTCSVASSSSEELSELMNIINGLSPTDAGTLDSDRPALMTTSRQSSAKSLPRTSLSGSSTHNGGTVDIQVLGEVESKMDNKDLEMCSVSVHPSTPSAMDSDTHASFDSTGNDYTSLVLLLIVRLLSMITPITLLESSDIGETSRVLTKRILSEFCGTSGLEPTQAYPQNLKIKKIFKAVYKGLLQEFGSEKMLQVAMKSTDYAFDDALVKSLTRELLTKCNEASSSPPSMTQLSSHNALGSDEVGNSGLPTTGRKEKKRGRFSSLCGLNPKCTKKVNKKNHCIPTPSQNQNPAVSETAIVKDQESCQTESVCSTKKKPRKRSLISRMFSAIGKAFSSPFTSCYKKKST is encoded by the exons ATGAAGAATGATATCCTGGGTTTAAACTATCCAGAAGATAGTGAAGTGAAGGATCCCCTGCCTCAGATCGAGCTGAAGGCTGTGACAAGGAGAAAAGTTAAG ACCAAGAGGAAGACCAGTGCCAACAGGCCCACAGTTGAACAGAGCACTGATACTGATGCAGCTGAGATAGATTTTGTTGATAATCAGAatgatgaagatgaggatgaGGTGAAGAAGGatcccctgcctcagatggaGCCGGATGCCGTGAAGAGAAATAAAGTCAAG ACCAAGAGGACCAAGAGAAACAAAGTGGAGCAGATCACTGATACAGATGCAG GTCCCTCTACATCTGTGGAATTCTCTGGGATGACAGTTCAGGGGACATCTCACCAGGGACAATCTAATGAGTGTGTCTCCAGGGCCTGTCAGACCAGGGCTCTTGACCTCCCGCCAATCAATCCGGATGCTTTCAACCCGATTATCATCCGGTTTCTGGAAAAACTTACTGAGGA GCAATGGAGGCAGTTAAGCATTGGCAGGATGGACCCT GTGATGAGGGCATTGCTTGCAGAGATGTGCCTGGAGATTGTGCGGTTTGTATCTGAGGCCATCCTGGAGGTCATCATCCCTGCAATTTTCCGTTTTGTACGGATATACAGCCATGTGTCTCCAGTATCCGGCAAGTCTCTGACAGAATCAGAGAGATCCTCTAGCACAAACCTGAAGGTTCGCAAGAGAGGCAGCAGCAAATCCTCAAGGTCTTGCACGGCTAAATCAAGCTCCTCTCGTAATGG GTCTCAGACATTGTTGCCAAATactcagggagatggtgagtctatTTCATCTGAGCCACTCAGTGACTTTTTTGGGATCACTGAGGACAGTCTCCTCACTGGTGTCCAGGATTCCTTCAAAGAGTCGCTGAACAATGTCCTCTGTATCCAAAGAGAGGGCCAGGTAGACACTCAAAGTCTATCCCGGGTTATTGTTGGAGAAGTGTCAAAGAAAGTCAATTCCATCATCTCTGTGGCCATCCAAACTCCCATCTCTGGGCGAATGTCCCCTGTCATTTTTGCCAGTGGTGGTGTCTCCAGCACCAAGGTGGTTGAGGAGATGGTGTCTGGCGTTTCCAACATACTTCAGATGTACATTAATGGGAAGAGTGTTGAGCAGAGTGTTGTTCTCAGAGAGGATGGTGTTGAGGTGGATATGACACATTTAACAGGACAGGTCATGACAGCCCTCAGTGGCACTGTTTTGAACTTCAGCAATAAGGAGGAAAATGAACCTGACAAGAGGGAACTGCTTTGTGTTGTTGCTGACCATATGAAGAGCCTTGAAGCTTGTAAAAGTCCTGAGGAGATGCTAAAACAAGTAGAGAGCAACCTCAATATCAAAGGTACCAAATCTAGTCTTCGTCTGTCAACACAAAGTATGGACAGACTACTCACTGAGGAGTTTCAGACCAAGGCCATTGAATCGATCCGGGAGATCGTTAAAAGATTCAGGGGTTGTGTATCATGTTGTTCTGGCACTACATCATCTAGTCCAACTCCTAGGATAGGTGAGATCAGAGACCTTATGATTGACCCTGAGGCTTCTGAGTTTTTAAGTACCTTTGTTTCAGACATGGACAATCTTACCCAGTCTATCAGGGCATCCTGCTCCCCTGCACAGAGTGAGCAGATCCTTCTTGAAAACCATCAAAGTAAGATCTGGTCTTACACTGTTGGTTGTTACTACGACATGAAAAATACGCTGAAGAGACTCCTTACCTGTCCAGAAAAAGGGGATCTCGCAAGTACATTTGTGGAGAGCACAAAAGATCCTTTCACAATGGTTCCAACTTTGTGCCTGGACATCGGTCATTCCAGTAATGGTGAGGCTGACACATCGGACACCATTTCTTGTAAACCACTTTTAATTACCTCCTCATCTATGAATGAACAAAAAGGACAAAGTGAGACCCCAAAACCTCTCTTGGCTCTCAAAAAGTATTTGCAAGACCAAGTCCTCCTTGACACCGCAAAAGCGATTGCCAGCCAGGTTCTAGTCTTGTATAAGACTGAGGTGATGGAGAAGTTCTCATCTTCTGTTGGAGAGTGTGATTCTGAAGAGTCTCTGGAGGCCATTCTATTTGTGGATGGCATCATGTCTGACTTGAATGATTTCACCAGTTCTTGTTCCGCCTCACCATCTGAGTTGTTAGACAGTGAACAATGTCTTTCCCATCTCACCTTTCCACTTGGTCTGCAGGACAGCACCACCAACAGTGAATCTACCCAGAGTCTTCCAGTTATAAATATGAAGAAACTCTCCAGTGTGTCTTTCCAGACAAAGGCTAGAAAGGCAGTGAGTGAAGCTCTGAGATCTGTCAACCCCTTTACAAACAGCTTACTGGGAGACTCGGAAGCATCTAAATTGCTGGACACTTTTGTAACAGATGTGGAGACTATTGTTCAGTCCATGCAGGCACATGACTCTGAAAATTTCAAAATGTCAAAAGTGAGCACCCTTTCTGCTGCTCGTATTATATATCATAGATTTCGAGAAATGCTGAGGTGGTTTCTCACTCCCTGCCAAGACTCTGTAAAGGTCATCGATGGTGTTACACCAATACATAATGAGACTCTCAAACAGGCTCCTAGTGAAAGTTTAGATTCTCAGGTGACTTGTAATAGTGATTCTCTTGAAATCCAAGCAGACCTTCAAACCTGTACCAAGGAGGTCATTAGTCAGATCCTCACTGTGTATCACTCCGAGGAATCCATGGAGGAATGCATATCTAGCCTAAAAGGAGATACAGAAGACCTGTCCAAGCTTTTGGATGCCGTTGTTTCTCAGATTGACGTCCTTGCCGCCTCCAAACCATATTTATTTGTTTATGACTATGCTGTCAATACACAGGACAATTTGCATGGTGAGATCAACAATATTGAGGAGGAGGCATCCTCTAGAAGTCTTAAATCCACAGCCTTTGACAAACTATGTACTGAGGAGTTTCAAACTAAAGCCTCACATATGGCTGGTGGGATCCTTCAATCAGGGTTAATTGGCATTGTAAATACCAACCTTGATGGTAGAAGTGCAGACATTTGTGCAGAGTCCAGTAATGAAAGTGATGTCAAAATCCTTCAGAAGAGTGGAACTCCATCTTTGTTCACCTCTTCTCTGCATACCAATTCTGCAGCATCCAACATCGTCATAAGCATCACTAAAGACCTTAATAGCTTCACCCAGATGACTAAAATGTCTGATGCTTCAGTGTCTGGCCAGTTAGAGAGATCCCTGTCAGCTTCAACCCTTCCTGTCAGTGTTCACAACGGGGCCAATGTGAAAGGAAATATCATTTGGCCAGGCACTGTTAACCTGTTCAACAATGTGTTCACCAAGGTCAAGGATTTTTTTGCCCAGCAACAACCGGTCCTCCTAGACAATGTGGTTGAGGCCCCCAAACATGCCGAATCCATATGCAGAACAGCTACTTCTACCCAAATGACTTACAGTGAACATGAAggcagccagaccagcatggtaaATTATTCCAAAACCTTAATTAGTCAGACTCTGATGACAATCCAGAGGAGAGTGTCTATGTCAGAGAGGATGAGCACCTCAGAGAAAGGCCTCTTGACTCGTTCCATCGTGGGCTCCATGTTGGAGGATGTTGACATGGTGAGAACTGATGGAAATGAGATACACCGGCCATCCTCCTCAAAGTCCTCCCTGTCCATCACCTCTGCCATGACCAGAGGGTCCCAGAGTGATTTTACAAATTCTCTTCCAGGCACTCCAGTCCCCAATGAATGGCCTGTTGAAATCTATTGTCCTATCATTAGGAGTTCGGTCATTGATATGAGTGACTCCTCAACTCATTCACAAGGGTCAACAAATTACACAAGGCAAACCATTTCTGCCATAGTTGACACTGTTATGGAGGTCATTCCAAGAGAAGATACGGAACACATAGCAACTGCAGATGATGTCATTTCTTTTACAAGGAGACTTGCGAGACTCAGCCCCAGGGACGGTCTTCAGAACTTCTCACATGAGCTCACTGACAAAGTTTATGAGCTCATAAAAAGTCACAACACCCCCCAGGCTCTTTTTGTGCCAGCTGGCAAGAGCGTGTCTGACTCTATTCTTTTGAAGCTGAAGACAGGATTGAATGCTTCTGAAGAATCCAGGGAGTTTCCATCTGACCTTGTGTACTCCTTTGCTACGGAGTCAATAAAACGTCTGCTACAGCAGATTGTCTTCTGGCTTCCTCCACCAACACAAGGATCCGATTTCTGCCAGACTGTCATCTCTGACGGTTCTCTGCAGGACACAAGTCAGCTTATCCCGAGCTCTTCTGCCATCTCCATTAGTTCCTCACAGGTTTACTGTGACACAAAGAGCCTTTTCACCAATATAATGGTCAATCAGGTCATGGATACCTGTTCTGTGGCCTCCAGTTCATCAGAAGAATTATCAGAGTTGATGAACATAATCAATGGGTTGTCCCCAACTGATGCTGGAACACTTGACTCTGACAGACCGGCTCTCATGACCACTAGCCGTCAGTCTAGTGCCAAATCATTGCCTAGAACCTCTCTGTCTGGCAGCAGCACACACAACGGTGGAACTGTGGATATTCAAGTTTTAGGAGAGGTGGAATCCAAGATGGACAACAAAGATCTGGAGATGTGTAGTGTCTCTGTGCATCCATCAACTCCATCAGCCATGGACTCTGATACACATGCATCATTTGACTCCACTGGCAATGACTACACCTCTTTGGTACTTTTACTGATTGTTAGATTGCTGTCAATGATCACCCCTATCACATTACTGGAATCCTCTGACATTGGTGAAACATCAAGAGTTCTCACAAAGAGGATTCTGTCTGAGTTCTGTGGCACCTCAGGCCTTGAACCAACTCAAGCCTACCCCCAGAATCTGAAAATCAAAAAGATTTTCAAGGCTGTCTACAAGGGGCTTCTTCAAGAATTTGGGTCAGAGAAGATGCTCCAGGTTGCAATGAAGTCAACGGATTATGCATTTGACGATGCCCTGGTCAAATCATTAACTAGGGAACTACTAACTAAATGCAATGAGGCTAGCTCTTCACCTCCCTCCATGACCCAGTTGTCATCACACAATGCACTTGGCAGTGACGAGGTAGGTAATTCTGGGCTTCCAACAACTGGTAGAAaggaaaagaagagaggaagattcagcTCTCTCTGTGGACTCAACCCAAAG TGTACAAAGAAGGTCAACAAGAAGAACCACTGCATTCCAACACCTTCCCAGAACCAGAACCCTGCCGTCAGTGAAACAG caATTGTCAAAGATCAAGAATCCTGCCAAACAGAGAGTGTATGCTCCACCAAGAAGAAACCAAGGAAGCGTTCGCTCATTTCCAGGATGTTTTCAGCTATAGGCAAAGCCTTTTCCAGTCCCTTTACTTCCTGCTATAAAAAGAAGAGCACCTAA